Proteins encoded together in one Lathyrus oleraceus cultivar Zhongwan6 chromosome 5, CAAS_Psat_ZW6_1.0, whole genome shotgun sequence window:
- the LOC127079991 gene encoding uncharacterized protein LOC127079991, with the protein MVDNPLPPERLLGDYGGANASTDRLTIVNQPVNMANFQLNPMEEIKFLKQNNSYSNTYNLGWKNNPNFSWKDQKGTTPQHGQYQTQYQQLQQQQAPKKADWEIAIERMAAHNVQFQEETCNNQKNSTSSIKNLEVQMGQITQQLASSSQAQGALPSATVTNPREPNNIKENEVVGEEVVAQKPVVKGTAIEPKSVVKLPFPPRNKKKGQYKKNFEKFLELFKKLEINIPLLEALEQIPNYAKFMKDIISKRRTADTNSIILTETCSAILQGMKIPIKKKYRGVVTIPCTIGDRSFNKALIDLGASVSLIPLSIYNNLGIGYMQDTRMTLKFADHSVKKPYEMPEDEEIPFILGRPFLESGRCLINIEEGTMTLKVYDEELKIDVRNTMRYKDDICTSHTIEVMDQVMMYDSPLNAPQSPLERVLSLSIFDSDKEVHNGESEVLALLDV; encoded by the exons ATGGTTGATAATCCACTGCCACCAGAAAGATTGTTGGGTGACTACGGAGGTGCAAATGCATCAACCGATAGATTAACtattgtcaaccaaccagtgaaCATGGCTAATTTCCAGTTAAACCCGA TGGAGGAAATcaaatttttgaagcagaataatTCGTATTCCAACACGTATAATCTGGGTTGGAAGAACAATCCCAACTTCTCATGGAAAGACCAGAAAGGAACCACTCCTCAACACGGTCAAtaccaaactcaatatcaacaactGCAGCAACAACAAGCCCCTAAGAAAGCTGattgggagattgccattgaaagAATGGCAGCTCATAATGTTCAATTCCAAGAAGAAACCTGTAATAATCAGAAAAATAGCACAtcatccataaaaaatcttgaagtccaaatgggtcaAATCACTCAGCAATTAGCCTCGAGCTCTCAAGCACAAGGTGCTCTACCTAGTGCAACTGTGACAAATCCTAGAGAGCCTAATAAT atcaaagaaaatgaagttgtgGGGGAAGAAGTGGTAGCACAAAAACCAGTAGTGAAAGGAACAGCCATTGAGCCTAAGTCGGTTGTTAAGCTTCCCTTTCCCCCCAGAAACAAGAAAAAGGGACAATATAAGAAAAACTTTGAAAAGTTCCTCGAGTTGTTCAAGAAGCTAGAGATTAACATTCCGTTGTTGGAGGCACTTGAACAAATTCCTAATTATGctaagttcatgaaggacatcaTTTCTAAGAGGCGTACCGCCGACACCAACTCGATTATTCTaaccgaaacttgtagtgctattttgcagggtatgaagattccaaTAAAGAAGAAATATCGAGGAGTTGTCACTATCCCTTGTACTATTGGAGATAGGTCATTCAACAAAGCTCTTATTGATctaggagctagtgtgagtctcaTTCCGTTATCCATTTACAATAATCTTGGTATAGGGTATATGCAAGATACCAGGATGACACTCAAATTCGCCGATCATTCGGTCAAGAAACCGTATG aaatgccggaagatgaagagatcccTTTCATTCTTGGGAGACCCTTTTTAGAGTCGGGAAGGTGCTTGATCAACATAGAAGAAGGGACCATGACGTTGAAGGTTTATGATGAGGAATTGAAGATCGATGTTCGAAACACCATGAGGTACAAGGATGATATTTGTACCAGTCATACTATAGAGGTTATGGATCAGGTGATGATGTATGATAGTCCTTTGAATGCACCACAGTCACCCTTGGAAAGAGTGTTGAGTTTGTCCATTTTCGATAGTGATAAAGAAGTGCACAACGGGGAATCCGAAGTGCTAGCCTTGTTGGACGTATAA